The sequence ACGTGTCTCTAAGCATACTCGTGCTGGACCAGAATGACAACACACCTGAAATCCTgtaccccaccctccccaccgATGGTTCCACGGGTGTAGAGCTGGCACCCCGCTCTGCAGAGCCCGGCTACCTGGTGACCAAGGTGGTGGCTGTGGACAGAGACTCAGGCCAGAACGCCTGGCTGTCCTACCGCCTGCTCAAGGCCAGCGAGCCGGGACTCTTCGCGGTGGGGCTGCACACGGGCGAGGTGCGCACAGCGCGGGCCCTGCTGGACAGAGACGCGCTCAAGCAGAGCCTGGTGGTGGCGGTCCAGGACCACGGCCAGCCCCCTCTCTCCGCCACAGTCACTCTCACAGTGGCAGTAGCTGACAGCATCCCAGACGTCCTGGCCGAATTGGGAAGCCTCAAGCCCTCAGCAGAACCTGACGACTCAGGCCTCACACTGTACCTGGTGGTGGCAGTGGCCATAGTGTCCTGCGTCTTCCTGGCCTTTGTCGTCGTGCTGCTGGCGCTCAGACTGCAGTGCTGGCACAGACCGCATGTGCTGCAAGCTTCGGGAGGTGTACCAGCGGGCGTACCCGCCTCTCATTTTGTGGGCGTGGACGGGGTGCGAGCTTTCCTGCAGACCTATTCCCAGGAGGTCTCGCTCACCAGGGACTCGCGGAGGAGTCACTTGATCTTCCCGCAGCCCAACTACGCGGACACGCTCATCAGCCAGGAGAGCTGTGAGAAAAGCGAGCCTCTCCTGATATCTCAAGATTTACTTGAAATGAAAGGAGATGACAAGCAAATTCAGGTGagcttatttctttttgaacATTATAAAGAACAGTTATGCCAGTGTGGTTATTAAAAAGctttaacacacatttatttgaaaataaagcaatGTGGTCGTCATTGattcttttgtttaaatatatgttcctctcttcttctgggattgtGGTGGGGCTGCACTTGCTGATCTGGTATGGCTGAGTGGGCCTAGTAAATAGTTCTGACCAATACATTGTAAATGGAAGTATGTGAATTTCTTCCCAAACGAAGTTCTAGTTGCCATTGTAAGAATTACCAGATTTCTAACTTACTCTTTGAACTTGTGACTGTGCCATCTATCTGGGTCCTTGAATAACTACAGTGACAGAAGAGCCCTGTGGTTGACTCAACATTGATCTGTATATCTGTGATAAGtagacttttttcattttaaatcactGTGATGAAGTTTGTCACTCCAACCTACCTAGTCTATCCTGGTAaacaggcatatatatatataaagcatatatatataatatatattatatatatataaacacacatatatatggtattttaGGCTATAATAATATGATGCTTAACTCCTTCCAAGACAGACCAATCTCATTTCATCCTGATGACATAAAAATGATAGGGTAAAAAACATAGATGTTGGTCAAATTCTTTTACCTGGCATGTAGTCCCTACTTTGTATacttaaagtgtgtgtgtgtgtgtgtgtatccatgtgGATTTCAGCCTTTTCTCTGAAGGTGGGAAGCTCAATTGCCTAAACTGTTATGAGCCTTGGAGTGGCAGGTCTTGTCCTTTGGgaaggattttaaaatgttaggAGATATGTCTTAACCTCTATGAGAGGTTTCCAGACCATCCACTTCAACAATGGAATAGGAGTCCTACAACTTATTGGGCTAGAAATTGTTGGCCCATTTTGAAAtttatgaaattaatttcacCCATAAAATCGCACCAGAGAGTCATCCAAAATTAGGCCAAAACAGATTTCATTAGGTCTCAAACAAAGGAATACAGCTCTCCTTCAGTGTGTTAGGAAAAGGTACAGTCAAAAGTGTGAGACAAAAGGACCTGAACGAAATAACTGAAAGCAGAGAAGTGTATATTCTCACCCAAGCCTACAAATGCATCACAGAAAAAAGGCACATTACCTTTGGaatattttttaggaaaaatCTTTACAATATTAATATACCTTTccttgtaaagagaaaaaaaattaaatggctaGGGTCAGGGGAACTTTATATGTTCAAAGagaattttctaagaatttcataTAAAACATAGCCTAGGTGGctcagtcgttaagaatctgcctgccaatggaggggacacgggttcaggccctggtccgggaagatcccacatgccgcggagcaactaagcctggcgccactactgaacctgcactctagagcccatgctcctcaatgagaagcccacgcaccgcggcgtagagtagcccacactctccacaactagagaaagcccacacacagcaacaaagacccaatgcatccaaaaataaataaattaatttttaaaaaaatagtatagcctacatataccctgggaaaatgCACAGAGTACAAAGGCATCTACTTGTATGGATTATAAGAAGTCTCAGACATCCCATTTTAACTAAAAAGGATTTTTGAGGGATAGGCAAGAGTTCATTACAATAAAAAGGGAGGAGGGTTTATaataaaaggaacagaaagtATAAAGGCATGAAGTAGGGAAAACAAGGGAAACGATGTCTTCAGAAAACAGATAATAATCTGTCTTGACTGGAATGTAAGAGGGGTATTGATTAGCACTGcaaaataacagaataaattGTTGAGTTTGTATTTAATTCGGTAGTGCATTTGAAATAAAGATGTTTGTTTTAGTTACCCAAGACTGGTTCAAGGATTACAGGTAAGTTTCAAAATGGAGTGTCTAAGAACTCTCACTTCCTCTCCAAGATTTACCAGTGGTCAAATCAAACTCATTACACTTATTAATGGTATAAATTTACTGGAGCTGAGAATTGGCATTAAGGAGTATTTGTGTATACAGTCATATAGTAAAGAAGCACtgatttcaaagaaataaataagtttacacaggatttagttttataaaaacatgTGTGCGCTCAAATTGGTCTCTTGTGCTTAGATTGGTCTTTTTAACAAAATATCAGGCTCCTCTGTACGTAATGGGAAGATTatctatgttttaaaatgatgagcaatatattaaaataagtcTAGGGCTTTGACTCACTCCTTTTTTTTGCAAAGATTAGACCTTTTTATCCACTACCAGTAACCTAATTGGTTACATCCATACTAGTCATGCCAGTGTTTATAAATACAGTGGAATCACTAAAGATATTTCTGCccccaaaactgaaaaaaaaaagctgtatgccttatgaaaaatatttaatgaagaaagaagaataaagtgatgGCAACACTTCAAAGATTATGAAAAGCTAGAAAATATCagatttaaagggaaaatttGAATAGTTTGTTCTTTCcaacaaataaaaagacaagataTATAGGTCCAAGAGCTTACAGTTTGAGGAATAAATAGTTGGGCAATATGCAGTTTTCTCAGACAACCTCTGGGTGCTACTGTTGACCAAAGGGAACATAAGGGTTCTCATTTCTGCAGGAGTGATGGGCAGAGTGTTTTTCTGCTTTGTCCTGTGCACATCAGAACGCAAACGCACCTCCTGTGCAACCTCAAGCGCCTAACAAATAAGTCCTACCCTCAAATCTCAAAAGTCCAGGGAgctgtcattgatttttttaaacatcccaGAGACATCTTGAAGAGCAGCTTCCCAGAGAGTTCAAGAAATGCTTAGGAGCTCCAGAAAAGCTGAAACAATGAGAAGTCAGGTACTGCTTCTCTTCCTGCTGTCTTTGTTGTGTAGGGCAATCTCCCAGGAGATCCAGTACTCGATTTCAGAGGAGCTGGCCAAGGGCTCGAGGGTGGGGAACCTGGCCAAGGATCTGAGGCTCAGTGTCCAGGAGTTGCCAGCTTGAAAACTGCGGATTAGTGCAGAGGAGTTTTTCAGTGTGAGTGCAGAGGTGACATTAATGCCCTTCTCTAGCCAGATTCTCGAGGGCTCAGACCTTGGAATCGTAATAGCCCTCATTAAAGTCCGAGACCAGGATTCTGGGCAAAATGATATGGTGACATGCTATATTCAGGAAGGAGTTCCCTTCAAATTAGAATTTACCTCCAAGAATTATTACAAGCTAGTGATTGACGGTGCCCTAGACCGAGAGCAGAGGGCAGAGTACAATGTTACCATCACAACCACCGACAAGGGCAAGCCGCCCCTCTCCTACAGTACAAGCATCACCCTACACATCCGCGATGTCAACGACAACGCTCCAGTTTTCCACCAGGCCTCCTACGTGGTCCACGTGGCAGAAAACAACCCGCCTGGAGCTTCCACCGCCCAAGTTAGCGCTTCAGATCCAGACTTGGGGCCCAACGGCCACGTCTCCTACTCCATCGTGGCCAGCGACCTGGAGCCGCGCGCGCTGTCGTCCTACGTGTCCGTGAGCGCACAGAGCGACGTGGTGTTCGCGCAGCGCGCCTTCGACCACGAGCAGCTGCGCGCCTTCGAGCTGACGCTGCAGGCCCGCGACCACGGCTCGCCCGCGCTCAGCGCCAACGTGAGCCTGCGCGTGCTGGTGGGCGACCGCAACGACAACGCGCCAAGGGTGCTGTACCCGGCGCTGGGGCCCGACAGTTCGGCGCTCTTCGACATGGTGCCGCGCGCCGCGCAGCCCGGCTACCTGGTCACCAAGGTGGTGGCGGTGGACGCCGACTCTGGACACAACGCCTGGCTGTCCTACCACGTGCTGCAGGCCAGCGAGCCCGGACTTTTCAGCGTGGGGCTGCGCACGGGCGAGGTGCGCACGGCGCGGGCCCTGGGCGACAGGGACGCGGCCCGCCAGCGCCTGCTGGTTGCTGTGCGCGACGGGGGACAGCCGCCCCTCTCGGCCACCGCCACGCTGCTCCTGGTTTTCGCGGACAGCCTGCAGGAGGCGCTGCCGGACCTCAGTGACCACTGTGAGCCCACTGACCCCCAAGCTGAGCTGCAGTTTTAGCTGGTGGTGACCTTGGCCTTGATCTCAGTGCTCTTCCTCCTGGCAGTGATTCTGGCGGTCGCCCTACACCTTCGACACTCCTCCAGCCCCGCTGCCTGGAGCTGCTTTAAGCCTGGTCTGAGCTCCAAGTCTGGACGGAGGGTTCCCCCCAACTACAGTGAGGGAACATTGCTCTATTCCTACAATCTGTGTGTTGCTTCGCATTCAATTGTGCGatttaaattgtgaaatttaattttcacaacgtGACCCAAGAAACAGCTACCCCTCCGGATCTCCTAGGTGAAGATCCTTCTATGGGTATATGTGCCAGTAATGAAGACTCCCAAATCTCTCATGATTCCTCTTTTTCCCATCACGTGAGTTTTTGCAGACttacttaaattttattattgtattttattctcGACAGTGCATCATTATTTTCGTCCCTTGTTCATTGTTCTAGTGGTGGTAGTGGGAGAGTAGAGGTGGTAGTGGGAGAGGTATAGGATGGGTGGAGATTGGTCCCTTGATTGCTCAGTAGTCTTGGCAGTTACCTAATTACTACTCAATTTGCACTCTTGGCATTTCTATATGGTCAACAAATCCTGCTAAAGATAGCTTTTTCTTGGATGTCACCACCCTTAGTAATAGAACTGTCCTTAATTAGTTGATGTGTAATACtcctttttttcaagattgtaaATGTATTGACAGTTCTTTCTGCCTAAGTTAATGTTCATCTTCATCAAATACATTCtagttgtttatctttttttctgcGATGTGTATTTTAATATAGCCTTCCAATAATTCTCTTAGCACTTTTTTGCCTTATCATGTGCAGCAAAGACTGCCAGGTTTTACATTTGAATCACTAACTTTGGGTCTTTTTTCCCACTTCAAAATCTGTCAAGAATAATTTTATTGACcattcttaaataatttatttttataccctTTCTACTTTGTCACTAGTATAGTAAGAAATGtaacaaacattttttgtatGCAGAGCCTTTTCTATGTTACTTTTTTTAGTATAGGTTTCTGAGAAGTGAgtcaaattttttcaaaatattttattttgcctccCAATCCCCAGCAATTTGTGAGTCTTTTGAGGATTGTGGAAAATACTTTTAATCTATTCTCCAAAGTCTgagaattttaaaactctgaataGTTAATGGACTTTTGTATCTGGTCAAAATTTATGAGTAATTTCTAGAAACTAAATATTATGTGAGTAATAATCTAAAGAACTGAGTACTTGCTGCTTTATTTCAAGTTTTCTCACATTAGTAAATTAAGTATTCATGAataagaaaactatgaaacatgCAATGATTATATACAATtactaaaatatttccttttactggttatttctaaaatcaaaactaaagtaaacgtataaataaaagtaagataATACCTTCTGGATGTGTCCTAATGTGGAAATGATCACTGAAACACCATTTCCTCTTCACAGTGCTTCAGTTtaacttttctgtcttcttacctttattatttccttttaaggtCAGTTATTTACCCATTGTTTTAGGTTTTGCAGCTGCATTAATGACTCATTCGTTAAGCACTGAAAAACTATTTCAGTGTATACTCTAGGAGAAGTGCTGTTCTAGAGTGAGAACTCACTGTGAACATGATCATCGCAGATATAACCTGTGGCCTAGAATCTtcttatataaaattaatgagCAAATGTCCTTCCCAAACCTATTATCATATTTGCCAAGCCCATTTGCACAGGGGTAAGGCTAACTCTTTGAACAGTAGATATTTTCTTACAAGGGAATTGAAAATTTGCCCCAGATTCTAAAGGGTCAACCCATGTGAGAATACTTGTTTCTGCATAGGTTGAGACTGGAGCCCAGACCTGtcttttcatccatttattctttCAGTCTTCAAGTATAACCTTGTTCCTGGGAGGGATAAATATGTCCCTTATGCAATACACAGTAGTGAAATTGGGCTATGAGAATAAATAATGCAAAAACTTAAAAAGAGGTAGAAAAATTcttaccaaaaataaattatctctgagaaaataaattattttataagtcTTATTGTACAGGAATCTTTGGATCATTTCTGGATTTTCATTGCAAATTGAACAGCAGGTGTTTGACTTTtatcattttggggaaaaatagaATAGGGCAAAGAAATGGTGTACACAAGTGATACTTTATTTACCAAGAATAGACTGCAGTAACAGGTTAGGACTCTGAGTGTCGCTGTTCACCAATCGGGGGAAGAAAAGAACCAGGAAATTAATACAAACCACAAGATTTCTGCATTACAAAGCACTAGCTCTGGGGCTTTAGAAAGCTTCGAACTGGACCCCCGAGAGCGCCAGCATCCAACGGTGAAAGCACATTATCTTGGACCCTGAAGGTCCTTGGAATCCTCAGGCCTCCACCAAGGGAACACCCACGAGCAAGCTATTCCGCCGCGGGGCTGTAATGGCGGCTTCTCCTTATTGCCCAGACTGCAGCCGGCTGATCGGGATCTGCGTTCTCTTGGGGGCCCTGTGGGAAATCCGGGCCGAACATATCCTCTACTCGGTGCCTGAGGAGCTGGAGAACGGCTCCTTCGTGGGCAACATCGCCAAGGACCTGGGGCTGGAGCCCTGGGAGCTGGCGGAGCGCGGAGTCCGCATCGTCTCCAGAGGTAGGACGCAGCTTTTTGCTCTGAACCTGCGAAGTGGCAGCTTGGTCACTGCGGGCAGGATAGACCGGGAGGAGCTCTGTGACAGATCTCCAAAGTGTGTAGTAAACCTGGAGATTCTCCTAGAGGACAACGTGAAGATTTTTGGAGTAGAAGTGGAAATAATCGATGTTAATGATAACGCGCCCAACTTTGGGGCAgagcaaagggaaataaaagtagCTGAAAGTGAAAATCCTGGGACAAGATTTCCTCTTCCTGAAGCTTTTGATCCGGATATAGGGATAAACTCTCTGCAGGGTTACCAGCTCAGCTCGAATGGTCACTTCTCCCTGGATGTGCAAAGAGGAGCTGATGGGATTAAGTACCCTGAGCTCGTGCTGGAGCGCGCCCTGGACCGCGAGGAAGAGGCGGTTCACCATCTCGTTCTCACCGCCTTCGACGGAGGCGACCGGGTTCACTCTGGCACTGCCAGGATTCATGTAACACTTGTGGATACCAACGACAATGCCCCAGTATTCACTCAGCCCGAGTACCATGTGAGTGTGCAGGAGAACGTGCCGGTGGGCTCCAGGCTACTCACAGTAAAAGCCACTGATACAGATGAAGGAGCCAATGGAGAAGTCACATATTCTTTCCGGAAAGTAAGAGATAAAATATCCCAGCTATTCCACTTGAATTCTCTGACTGGGGACATAACAGTATTGGGGGATCTGGATTATGAGGACTCTGGGTTCTATGATATAGATGTAGAAGCCCATGATGGGCCTGGTCTCCGAGCCAGAAGTAAGGTACTGGTGACAATTCTGGATGTAAATGACAATGCCCCAGAAGTCACAGTTACATCTCTCACCAGCTCTATTCAAGAAACTTCTTCCCCAGGCACAGTAATTGCACTTTTCAATGTGCATGACAGTGATTCAGGAGAGAATGGCCTTGTCACATGTTCTATTCCAGATAATCTGCCATTCACACTTGAAAAGACCTTTGGAAATTATCATCGGTTGTTGACACACAGGACTCTGGATAGGGAAGAAGTCTCAGAATATAACATCACTGTAACTGCCACTGACCACGGAACTCCACCATTGTCTACAGAAACACACATCTCACTGAACGTGGCAGACGTCAATGACAACCCACCTGCCTTCCCTCAAGCTTCCTACTTGGCCTACATTCCAGAAAACAATCCTAGGGGAGCTTCTATCTTCTCTGTGACGGCCCATGACCCTGACAGTAACGAGAACTCAATGGTCACTTACTCTCTGGCTGAGGACAAGCTGCAGGAGGCGCCTCTCTCCTCCTATGTCTCTATCAACTCTGACACAGGTGTATTGTATGCTCTGCGCTCCTTTGACTATGAACAGGTTAGAGACCTGCAGCTACTTGTGACAGCCAGCGACAGCGGGGACCCTCCACTCAGCAGCAACGTGTCTCTGACCATATTCGTGCTGGACCAGAACGACAACACACCTGAGATTCTGTACCCCGCCCTCCCCACCGACGGTTCCACGGGTGTGGAGCTGGCACCCCGCTCTGCAGAGCCCGGCTACCTGGTGACCAAGGTAGTGGCTGTGGACAGAGACTCGGGCCAGAACGCCTGGCTGTCCTACCGCCTGCTCAAGGCCAGCGAGCCGGGACTCTTCGCGGTGGGGCTGCACACGGGCGAGGTGCGCACAGCGCGGGCCCTGCTGGACAGAGACGCGCTCAAGCAGAGCCTGGTGGTGGCGGTCCAGGACCACGGCCAGCCCCCTCTCTCCGCCACAGTCACACTCACGGTGGTCGTGGCTGACAGCATCCCAGACGTCCTGACTGACCTAGGCAGCCTGAAGCCCTCAGCGGACCCTAATGACTCGGGCCTCACGCTGTACCTAGTGGTGGCGGTGGCCGCCGTCTCCTGCGTCTTCCTCGCATTTATCATCGTGCTGCTGGCGCTCAGACTGCGGCGCTGGCACATGTCGCATCTGCTCCAGGCTTCAGGCAGCAGGTTGGCCAGCGTGCCCGCCTCCCACTTTGTGGGTGTGGATGGGGTGCGGGCTTTCCTGCAGACCTATTCCCACGAGGTCTCGCTCACCGCGGACTCGCGGGGGAGTCACGTGATCTTCCCGCAGCCCAACTACGCGGACACGCTCATCAGCCAGGAGAGCTGTGAGAAAAGTGGGCCTCTCCTGAGATCTCAAGATTTAcctgaaagaaaaggagaacCCAATCTTCAACAGGTGAGTCAGATCTTGCCACACTGAAACGTAGGCAGAGAGCTGCATAAATGTCTCCAATTACATATAAAAGACACTTCTTTTTTAGTATTCTTTAAAGTGCTTTAAAGTGGAATGGCAAATGATCCTTCAATAATGATAAATAACAGTTACTACGCCTAATAGTTATTGATTACTTATCCTTTGTAATCTTCATTCAGTTATAGTTTCAGCAGCAATTTCTTAAGTTTATACTTCTAACCCTCTCacgtctttatttttttattattttttaacatctttattggagtataattgctttacaatggtgtgttagtttctgctttataacaaagtggatcacctatacatatacatatatccccatatctcttccctcttgcatctccctccctcccaccctccctatcccacccctctaggtggtcacaaagcactgagctgatctccctgtgctatgcggctgcttcccactagctatctattttacgtttcgtagtgtatatatgtccatgcctctctctcactttgtcacagcttccccttccccttccccatatcctcaagtctattctctatgtctgtgtccttattcctgtcctgcccctaggttcttcataacctttttttattttttgagtccatatatatgtgtcagcatacggtatttttctctttctgacttaacttcactttgtatgacagactctaagtccatccacctcactacaaataactcaatttcgtttctttttatggttgagtaatattctgttgtatatatgtgccacatcttctttatccattcatctgtcgatggacacttaggttgtttccatgtcctggctattgtaaatagtgctgcaatgaacattgtcatacatgactctttttgaattatggttttctcagggtatatgcccagtagtgggattgctgggtcatatggtagttctatttttagttttttaaggaacctccatactgttctccatagtggctgtatcaatttacattcccaccaacagtgcaagagtgttcccttttatccacaccctctccagcatttattgtttgtagattttttgatggtggccatgctgactggtgtgaggtgataacctcattgtagttttgatttgcatttctctaatgatgtgtgatgttgagcaccctttcatgtgtttgttggcaacctgtatatcttctttggagaaatgtctatttaggttttctgcccatttttggattgggttgtttgattttttgagactgaggtgcatgagctgcttgtatattttggagattaatcctttgtcagttgctttgtttgcaaatattttctccccttctgagcgttgtcttttcatcttgtttatggtttcctttgctgtgcaaaagcttttaagattcattaggtcccatttgtttatttttgtttttatttccatttctctaggaggtgggtcaaaaagaatcttgctgtggtttatgtcatagagttttctgcctatgttttcctctagagttttatagtgtctggctttacatttaggtctttaatccattttgagcttatttttgtgtatggtgttagggaatgttctaatttcattcttttacatgtggctgtccagttttcccagcaccaattattgaagaggctgtcttctctccattgtatattcttgcctcctttatcaaaaatgaggtgaccagggcttccctggtggtgcagtggttaagaatccgcctgccaatgcaggagacacgggtttgagccctggtccaggaagatcccacatgctgcggagcagctaagcctgtgtgccacaactactgagcctgcgctgagcctgtgtgccacaactactgaagcccgcgcgcctagagcctgtgctctgcaacaagagaagccaccgcagtgagaagcccatgcaccacaacgaagagtagcccctgctcaccacaactagaggaagcccctgtgcagcaacggagacccaacgcagccaaagataaaaaataaaataaattaaaaaaaaataagttgaccatatgttcgtgggtttatctctgggctttctgtcctgttccattgatctatatttctgtttttgtgctagtgctgtactgtcttgattactgtagctttgtagtttagtctgaagtccaggagcctgattcctccagctctgtttttctttctcaggattgctttggctattcagggtcttttgtgtttccatacaaattgtgaaattttttgttctagttctgtgaaaaatgccattggtagttttataggggttgcaatgaatctgtagattgctttgggtagtacagtcattttcacaatgttgattcttccaatcctaaaatgtggtatatctctccatctatttgtatgatctttaatttctttcatcagtgtcttatagttttctgcatacagtctttggcctccttaggtaggtttattcctaggtattttattattttttttcagtggtaaatgggagtgtttccttaatttctctttcagatttctcatcattagtgtataggaatgtgagagatttctgtgcattaattttgtatcctgctactttaccaaatttcttgcttagctctagtagttttctggtagcatcttttagtattctctatgtatagtaccatgtcatctgcaaacagtgacagctttacttcttcttttccgatttgaattccttctatttctttttcttctctgctgcctCTCACGTCTTTAAAGCCATTTTCCTTTAGGCATTACTGAAAGGATAGATTAGAATTGTGAAATAATTCACAATTATTAAGGAGGcaattgtgtatatttatattaaagCATTCTCCCTTATGAAGCTGTTGTTGTGTCTGGactgagtattttaaaatttcctctttttacacCCTAATGTACTTTGCttgaaatttacttttctttcctttgggatAGGTATTTTCCATTATGATTAAACAATGGCAATTTATAAATATTGGGGAATATACTTAACATTTAGATATAACTTTAACA comes from Tursiops truncatus isolate mTurTru1 chromosome 3, mTurTru1.mat.Y, whole genome shotgun sequence and encodes:
- the LOC117311634 gene encoding protocadherin gamma-B1-like, translating into MPFSSQILEGSDLGIVIALIKVRDQDSGQNDMVTCYIQEGVPFKLEFTSKNYYKLVIDGALDREQRAEYNVTITTTDKGKPPLSYSTSITLHIRDVNDNAPVFHQASYVVHVAENNPPGASTAQVSASDPDLGPNGHVSYSIVASDLEPRALSSYVSVSAQSDVVFAQRAFDHEQLRAFELTLQARDHGSPALSANVSLRVLVGDRNDNAPRVLYPALGPDSSALFDMVPRAAQPGYLVTKVVAVDADSGHNAWLSYHVLQASEPGLFSVGLRTGEVRTARALGDRDAARQRLLVAVRDGGQPPLSATATLLLVFADSLQEALPDLSDHCEPTDPQAELQF